The Synechococcus sp. RS9909 genomic interval TCTGAATCCGGGCCCGGCTCTGCTCACTGCGCTGGCTCACCAGCCAACGATCCAGTCGCATCGGCAGCGGCTTGGGGTAGGTGAGCGTCACCAGCTCTCCCTCGCCCTCCCCGAAGGCCTGGCTGAAGATCTCCTCCGGCAGCGGCGGCTTCGTGCGGGGGGGTCTCAAACCGGCAGCTCCAGGGCAATGCTGCCGAGGACCGACTTGCGGAAGTCATCCATCAGGCGCTGACTCATCCGCGCCGTATCGGCGGAGGTGTGCCTGGCTGCCGCCGCCTGGATCCAGAGGGCGGGATCGGCCGTATCGCCTGCCAGGGGGATGCCATAGCGCGTCTCCAGAAGAGGCAGCGACACCCCGGAACCCTGACGCGGCTCGAGGACAGCCAACAGACGCAGAAACGACTGAGCGGCCCACTCACCGTCGTAGGCGGCCTGGCCGATGTCATCACAGAGGGCCAGGTGCAACGCCGCCCGTTGATCGTCGAGCCGTGGCGGCAGCACCCCGGGGGCATCGAGCAGATCCAGGTCTTGCCCGAGGCGCACCCAGCGCAGGGTGCGGGTAACACCAGCGCGACGGGCACTGGCCACCACCTTCTGCTTCACCAGGCGGTTGATCAGGGCCGACTTGCCCACATTCGGGAAACCCAGCGTGAGCGCCCGCACCGCCCGGGGGCGCATGCCGCGGTTGCGCCGCCGCTCATTGAGCTGATCACCAGCGCGGATCGCCGCCTGCTGCAGCTGTTTCACCCCCGTTCCGGCTTTGGCATCACACCAGACCGTGCTCTGGCCCTGCCCCTTGAACCACTGTTGCCAGGCGTCCCGCGCCTCCGCCGTGACCATGTCGCGTCGGTTGATCACCAACAGGTGCTGTTTGCCGTTGATCCAGCGGTTGAGGTGGGGATGGCCTGTGGCACGCGGAATCCGGGCGTCGCGCACCTCGATCACCAGATCCACCTTGTCGAGATGGCGCCTGAGCTGCTGCTCCGCTTTAGCGATATGACCTGGATACCACTGAATCGGGGGTGAGCTCACGGCACCACCAGCACCGGGCAGGGGGCCAGCTGGATCACCCGCGCCGCCGTGCTTTCGCTGTCGTCCTCCAGATTCACCCCGCGGGTTCCCATCACGATCACATCCACATTCAACTCGTCGGCCACATCGCAGATCACAAAGGCCGGCTTGCCTTCGCGCTCCACCACCTCGCAGGGCAGGCCGGCATCGACGAAGCGTTGTCGGGCTTGCTCGAGCAAGGCGGCCACTGCCGCCGGATCGTGCATGTCCGGCCGGTCGGGCTGCACCACCGAGAGCACGATCAGACGACTGTCGTGACTGCGGGCCAGCTCCAAGGCCTTGCTGGCTGTCTCCATCGCCTCCCGGCTCTGGTCGATTGGAAAGAGAACGGTGTTGAACATGACGCGTCCTGTCCTCGGGCCCTGTGAACGTCTTAGCGCTGAAGCCGCGACACTCGGGTTAATCTCTCCCCGTTTTCATACCGCACGACACAACCCCATGGCGAAGCGTTCCCTGGCCAGCCTCAGTGGCACCGATCTCAGCGGCAAACGCGTTCTCGTGCGGGTTGATTTCAATGTGCCCCTCAACGATGCCGGCGCCATCACCGACGACACCCGCATCCGTGCTGCCCTGCCCACGATCAAGGATCTGCTTGGCAAGGGCGCCAAGGTGATCCTCGCCGCTCACTTCGGCCGCCCCAAGGGACAGGTGAATGAGGGCATGCGTCTGACACCCGTGGCCGCCCGCCTGGGCGAGCTGCTCGGCAAGCCGGTGGTGAAGACCGACAGCTGCATCGGCCCGGATGCCGAGGCCAAGGTGGCCGCCATGGCCAACGGCGATGTGGTGCTGCTGGAGAACGTGCGCTTCTTCGCTGAGGAAGAAAAGAACGACGCCGGTTTCGCTGAAAAGCTGGCTGGCCTGGCCGATGTGTATGTGAACGACGCCTTCGGCGCCGCCCACCGCGCCCACGCCTCCACCGAGGGGGTCACCAAGTTCCTGAAGCCCGCCGTCGCCGGCTTCCTGATGGAGAAAGAGCTGCAGTATCTGCAGGGTGCGGTGGATGAGCCCAAGCGCCCCCTGGCGGCGATCGTGGGCGGCTCCAAGGTGAGCTCCAAGATCGGCGTGCTCGAAGCCCTGATCGACAAGTGCGACAAGGTGCTGATCGGCGGCGGCATGATCTTCACCTTCTACAAGGCCCGCGGCCTCGCAGTGGGCAAGAGCCTGGTGGAAGACGACAAGCTGGAGCTGGCCAAGGAGCTGGAGGCCAAGGCCGCTGCCAAGGGCGTGCAGCTACTCCTGCCCACCGATGTGGTGCTCGCCGACAATTTCGCCCCCGATGCCAACAGCCAGGTGGCCTCGATCAATGCCATCCCCGACGGCTGGATGGGCCTCGACATTGGCCCCGATTCGATCAAGGTGTTCCAGGAGGCCTTGGCCGACTGCCAGACCGTGATCTGGAACGGCCCCATGGGCGTGTTCGAGTTTGACAAGTTCGCCGCCGGCACCAACGCCATCGCCACCACCCTGGCGGATCTGAGCGGCAAGGGCTGCTGCACGATCATCGGTGGCGGCGACTCGGTGGCTGCGGTGGAAAAGGCTGGCCTGGCCGACAAGATGTCGCACATCTCCACCGGTGGTGGTGCCAGCCTCGAGCTGCTCGAAGGCAAGGTGCTGCCCGGCGTCGCCGCCCTCGACGAGGCGGCCTGAACCGACCAGCCGCATCACCAGATCAGCCTTTGCGCGAGCCGTTCCCCCAGGGTCGGCCCTGCCGCTCCGGCATCGGCGGTAAGCCCAGCTTGCTCCGTTCCGCGTTCATCACCTCACGGCCCTGCGCCTGCAGGGCACGCCAGGCCTGACGTTGCTCCTGTTTGCAACCTCGGTACGCCTCCAGCGTGGTGGCTCCCTGCAAGCAGCTCTGGCCTTGGCGCAGCATGGCCAGGCGTTGGTCGTAGCTCCGCAGCTCCCAGGCGCGTCGCGTCTGGAACAACTGCTGTTTCTGGCTGTCGGTAAGGCTGGCCTCCGGCCCGCGCCCGCCCCAGCGACGGCCCGGTTCCGGATCCGCCAGGGACAAACCCGGCTGGATCGCAGCGGCGGCGAGGGCGGCACAGGGAATCAACAGGGCACGGTGCCAGCGCAAAGGGAGAGCCATGGGATTCGGGTCGATGGACTCCGTCATGCTGCGCCGATTGCGGTGGCAGGATCTGACTGAAAGAGCCGCAAACGATGACCGGATCTGACCTGACCTTCCTGCCTCAGCCCCCCGACGACGAGGTCAGAGCCTGAGCTGACTCTTGTCACTCACCACGCGCACCCGCTTGGTGACCGTGATCACGCCTTCCGGATGCACCACCAGAGCCGCCCAGGTCTGACTGCCGGGCTGATACGGCGCCTTCACGGATTTGAACAGGCCGCCTCCACCAAGGGGCTCGAGCTGAATGTCGGGGCTCTGCTGCGCGGCCACCTGCTCCGGGGTCAGGCCGATCAAGCCACCGGCGAGCATGGCATCGCCCAGCGGTTGCTCCAGCACCACGTCGACGTCGTAACGACTGCCGGTGAGGACCGCATCCGGGATCAGGAGGCTCACGGGGAAGGGCTGGCTGGCGCTGGAGAGCACCGACTCTTCCTGCAGCACCTCCTGCCCGGTGATCCGACCGCCCGCCACGCTGAGGGCGAGCTGCTGACTCGCCTGCAGCGTGAAGCGCTGGCCATCCATTTCACGGCTGGCGCTCACCGCGAGCGACAGGGTCTGACGCCCATCCGCCATCGGCTGACCCGCCTTCAGGCTCCAGCGCGCATCGGGGAAATCCGCGGCGAAACGACGGAAACGACGGCCGATCAACGCCTGCTGATCCGGGGCCAACAGGGCATCCAGACCGTTCTGGTCGGGGGCGTTGAGGGCCTGCTGCAGGCGCGTCACCAGCCCCGAAGCGCTGGCAGTGGCGTTGGCGTTGCTGGCCTCTGCGGTGCGGCCGGGCGGGGCAGCGGCGATCCCAGAGGCAGACAGCAGAAGGGCCGACAGGACGGCAAGGGCGGAGCGACGCACGCGGCTGGATCTCTTCGGCACTGCCCTTAAGTTAAAGCGCCTCTCGCAAGCCGCCCGTTGCCATGTCTCGGCTTCTGATCGCTGCCAGCGGCACCGGCGGCCATCTGTTTCCAGCCCTGGCGGTGGCCGAAGCGCTTCCGGAGAGCTGGAACGTGCGCTGGCTCGGGGTTCCCGATCGCCTGGAGACCCAGCTGGTGCCCGAGCGCTATGGGCTGGTGACGGTGCAGGCCGGCGGACTGCAGGGGCGGGGCCTGCGCAAGCTGCTGCAGCTGGTGCAGCTGATCGCCGCCGCTGGTGCTGTGCGCCGCCTGATCCGACGCGAGCGGAGCACGGTGGTGTTCAGCACCGGGGGCTACATCGCCGCACCGGCGATCCTGGCGGCACGCTGGTGCGGTGTGCCGGTGGTGCTGCATGAATCCAATGCCATTCCCGGTCGGGTGACCCGCTTGCTGGGGCGCTTCTGCCAGCAGGTGGCAGTGGGCCTGCCGGCGGCAGCGGCACGGATCCCGGGCTGCAAAGCCCTGGTCACCGGAACGCCGGTGCGACGCGAGTTCCTGGAAGCGCAGGCGCTGCCCGACTGGGCTCCCCATGGCGATGGCCCGCTCCTGGTGGTGATGGGCGGCAGCCAGGGTGCCGTGGGCCTGAACCGGATGGTGCGGGCGGTGCTGCCCGACCTGCTCACCGCCGGTTGCCGGGTGGTGCATCTGAGCGGCAGCAACGATGCCGAGGCGGGCAGCCTCAACCACCCGGCGCTGGTGGAACGTCCCTTCAGCGATGACATTCCCGGGTTGCTGCAACACGCCGATCTGGTGATCAGCCGGGCCGGTGCCGGCAGCCTCAGCGAACTGGCGGTGTGCCGCACGCCAACGGTGCTGGTGCCCTTCCCCCAGGCGGCGGATCAGCACCAGGACGCCAATGCCGCCTGCGCCGCCAGCCTTGGAGCCGCGGTGATCGTGCATCAGCACGCCCCGGAGCATCAGGCGCTGCGCACCACCCTGTGGCGGCTGCTGGGCCCACGCCTGCGCGGCTGCGATCCGGCAGCGGATCCGCTGCTGCAGCTTGCTGAGGGGATGGAACGGCTGGCGGTGCGCGATGCCGAGCAGCGACTGGTGGAGCTGCTGATGGTGCTGAGCAGGTGACGCGGCTGCTCAGAGCGCTCAAAGGAACCGTGAACTAGACTGGTCGAGACCAACAGGGCGCGGGATGAGAGCAAAGCTGTTTCGCAACGGGCGCAGCCAAGCCGTACGGCTGCCGGCCAGCTGCCGTTTTGAGGGCACGGAAGTGGAGGTTCAACGCGATGAACTCAGTGGTGTTGTGACGCTGACCCCGATCAGATCCACGCCTTTGGAGTGGCTCAGGCGCCGCAGCGAACTGCTGGAGAGCGACCCCGAAGGTAGTTTCGAGCCACTGTTTACGGCGATCGATCGAAGCGAAGTCGCTCAGGAGCGCGACTGGCCATGAAGCAAGTGTTCATGCTCGACACGAATGCGGTGCGTGCCCTTGTCGACAGGACATCACCACAACTGGATCGATGGTTCGCCGAAGATCGCTGCTCACTCTCTGCCGTTGTGGCAGCAGAACTGCGTTTCGGCCTAGCTCGGAGGCGCCTGAGCCCCCAGCGTGAGCAACTGGTCATCGAGCTGCTCAAGGCAATCCCGATCCAACCGTTCGAGCAGAACGCTGCGGAAAGCTATGGCGACCTGCGCGCGCAGCTGATGCAAAACGGCATCACCCTCAACGCCATGGATCTGTTGATCGCCGCCCATGCCATTGCCTTGAACTGCACCCTACTGACGGCAGATCAAGCTTTCAACCAGGTGGAAGCTCTTGAGAGCCGGCATTGGGAGGCGTGATCGAGCCTTCAATCCTGCTCTCCAAAGCCTTAAGACGACTCTCCAAATCATCCAGAAGCAGCACGCGGCTGGCCGGCAGTGCAAACGGCCCTTCTTCGTAGCGGGCCTCCACGGCAAAC includes:
- the ylqF gene encoding ribosome biogenesis GTPase YlqF, with the translated sequence MSSPPIQWYPGHIAKAEQQLRRHLDKVDLVIEVRDARIPRATGHPHLNRWINGKQHLLVINRRDMVTAEARDAWQQWFKGQGQSTVWCDAKAGTGVKQLQQAAIRAGDQLNERRRNRGMRPRAVRALTLGFPNVGKSALINRLVKQKVVASARRAGVTRTLRWVRLGQDLDLLDAPGVLPPRLDDQRAALHLALCDDIGQAAYDGEWAAQSFLRLLAVLEPRQGSGVSLPLLETRYGIPLAGDTADPALWIQAAAARHTSADTARMSQRLMDDFRKSVLGSIALELPV
- a CDS encoding universal stress protein — translated: MFNTVLFPIDQSREAMETASKALELARSHDSRLIVLSVVQPDRPDMHDPAAVAALLEQARQRFVDAGLPCEVVEREGKPAFVICDVADELNVDVIVMGTRGVNLEDDSESTAARVIQLAPCPVLVVP
- the pgk gene encoding phosphoglycerate kinase, with amino-acid sequence MAKRSLASLSGTDLSGKRVLVRVDFNVPLNDAGAITDDTRIRAALPTIKDLLGKGAKVILAAHFGRPKGQVNEGMRLTPVAARLGELLGKPVVKTDSCIGPDAEAKVAAMANGDVVLLENVRFFAEEEKNDAGFAEKLAGLADVYVNDAFGAAHRAHASTEGVTKFLKPAVAGFLMEKELQYLQGAVDEPKRPLAAIVGGSKVSSKIGVLEALIDKCDKVLIGGGMIFTFYKARGLAVGKSLVEDDKLELAKELEAKAAAKGVQLLLPTDVVLADNFAPDANSQVASINAIPDGWMGLDIGPDSIKVFQEALADCQTVIWNGPMGVFEFDKFAAGTNAIATTLADLSGKGCCTIIGGGDSVAAVEKAGLADKMSHISTGGGASLELLEGKVLPGVAALDEAA
- a CDS encoding nuclear transport factor 2 family protein, which gives rise to MRRSALAVLSALLLSASGIAAAPPGRTAEASNANATASASGLVTRLQQALNAPDQNGLDALLAPDQQALIGRRFRRFAADFPDARWSLKAGQPMADGRQTLSLAVSASREMDGQRFTLQASQQLALSVAGGRITGQEVLQEESVLSSASQPFPVSLLIPDAVLTGSRYDVDVVLEQPLGDAMLAGGLIGLTPEQVAAQQSPDIQLEPLGGGGLFKSVKAPYQPGSQTWAALVVHPEGVITVTKRVRVVSDKSQLRL
- the murG gene encoding undecaprenyldiphospho-muramoylpentapeptide beta-N-acetylglucosaminyltransferase; its protein translation is MSRLLIAASGTGGHLFPALAVAEALPESWNVRWLGVPDRLETQLVPERYGLVTVQAGGLQGRGLRKLLQLVQLIAAAGAVRRLIRRERSTVVFSTGGYIAAPAILAARWCGVPVVLHESNAIPGRVTRLLGRFCQQVAVGLPAAAARIPGCKALVTGTPVRREFLEAQALPDWAPHGDGPLLVVMGGSQGAVGLNRMVRAVLPDLLTAGCRVVHLSGSNDAEAGSLNHPALVERPFSDDIPGLLQHADLVISRAGAGSLSELAVCRTPTVLVPFPQAADQHQDANAACAASLGAAVIVHQHAPEHQALRTTLWRLLGPRLRGCDPAADPLLQLAEGMERLAVRDAEQRLVELLMVLSR
- a CDS encoding antitoxin, encoding MRAKLFRNGRSQAVRLPASCRFEGTEVEVQRDELSGVVTLTPIRSTPLEWLRRRSELLESDPEGSFEPLFTAIDRSEVAQERDWP
- a CDS encoding PIN domain-containing protein, which produces MKQVFMLDTNAVRALVDRTSPQLDRWFAEDRCSLSAVVAAELRFGLARRRLSPQREQLVIELLKAIPIQPFEQNAAESYGDLRAQLMQNGITLNAMDLLIAAHAIALNCTLLTADQAFNQVEALESRHWEA